From the genome of Photobacterium sp. TLY01:
GGAACTGCAGCTGGCCAGTATTACGCTGGCGCACGACAAACTCAAACCGGCCGGAACCGGCAAATCACCGCCGCACTGGGTGGTTGCCATGCAGCAAAAATGGCAGCGTATGATGAAAACCCTGCCTTAATCATCTGGTTCTGATTCTGGTGTTGAGAAGCGCTCTGCCGGGTCATTATCCGCCCGGCAGACTGAAAAACCATTCTCTGAGGGCAAAAATATAGTTTGCTTCGCTGGCCATCAGCCCTACCAGAACCAGCAGGACTAACGGCGGCAGGAAAATGGTATACACCAGAGCGAGCCTTTCCCAGCGCATGTGCATGAATACGGCAGCAATCAGTCCGGCCTTCAGTGCCATAAACAGCAGAATGAGGCTCCACCGTAACATGCCCTGTAAATGGAAATAGTCGACCAGATATGAAAGGGTACTGAGCACAAAGAGCAGCCCCCAGACTTTAAGATACAGGCTGATTGGATGCTGCTGCTTGACTGAATCATGCGTGAGTTCAGAGTTTGCCATCATAGCCTCCTTGACGGTTTGCCTGAGTTACCACAGATAAAAAAAGGCGAAGATAAAGACCCACACCAAATCAACGAAATGCCAGTACAGTCCGGTAATTTCAACAATTTCGTATCGGCCGCCCTGGATACCGGCGGCATGGGGATCCACTTGCTTCTTGTCATATTTCCCCAGAGCGACCCGAATAGCGACGATCGTCAGATACAGCACGCCCACACTGACATGCAAGCCGTGAAACCCTGTGATCATGAAAAAGGCGGCGCCAAATTGCGAGGCGCCTTCTTCATTTCCCCACGGGCGGATCCCTTCAGCAATGAGTTTGCTCCATTCGAACGCCTGCATACCGACAAAGGTTAGTCCCAGTAACGCGGTGATCAGCATCAGTGAGGCGGTGGACCAGCGTTTTCCCTGATAGCCGCAGTTAACGGCCATCGCCATGGTGCCGCTGCTGGTGATCAGCACAAAGGTCATAATGGCAATCAGGATCAGCGGAATGGAATGGCCAGCGATCGTCAGGGCGAAGACTTCACTGGTGGGTGGCCAGATTTCAGTTGTGGTCATACGCACCGACATATAGCCCACCAGGAAACAGCCGAACACAAAGGTGTCGCTGAGCAGAAAAATCCACATCATGGTTTTGTTTGCCGAGACGCGAAATGCGGCCCGATCACCGGCATAGTCGCTGACAACGCCTGTCCAGCCTGTTTGACTGCCCAGGGTCGGCGTCCGGGATGGTTGGGTGTCACTCATAATCAAAACCTCTTGTTCTGCTGGCTGTGCGGATCAGGTCAATCGCAGTAAGCCCAGCAGAAACAGCCAGATGAATAACAGGAAATGCCAGTACCGTGCGCAGAGCTGCAGCCATACATGCAGGTGGTCCCTTTGCCCCTGCCAGACCTGATACACCAGCATACCCAGGGCCAGTACCCCACCGAGAATGTGCAGGGCATGCAGGCCAGTCAGGAGATAAAAAAAGCTGTTCGCCGGATTCGCCAGCACGCCCTGATTGATCTGAACCAGCGCCAGCCAGGCCCATAACTGCACGAGAACAAAACCGAGCGTGAAACAGACCGCCATGATCAGTTCTGTCTTGCAGGCGGCAAGGGCCGGCAGCAGGCGGGCTTTGCGCCCGGCCAGGTGCATGGCCACACAGCTCAGTATCAGCAGTAAGCTGCTCAGCATCAGTTGCCATGGCTCGTTGAGCGGTTGCCAGTCACTCAGTGTGTGGCGGATGTAATAGGCCACAGTAAACAGGAAAAACAAGGCGGCAATCACGCCCATGAGTACCCACAAACCGGTCGAGGCGATCGTGTAGGTACTGGCTGGCTGGTAGCGGGCATTCGGGTCCGGACTCAGGTGGCCCGACGCCAGTGTGGTGAGTACAGGCTTACGGCTCATGTTTTGGACTCCTCAGCTTCGCTGCCGGGCGCATCCATCGGGATATCGTCGGGCGGCAGGTTCTGCGGCAGGTAATCTTGTTTGGCGCCGGGCACGCTGAAATCATAAGCCCAGCGATACACCACAGGGAGCTCATCGCCCCAGTTACCGTGTTTAGGAGGCGTGTCCGGAGTTTGCCACTCCAGTGAGGTGGCACGCCAGGGATTGCCGCCCACAGCCTGTTCATGACGCCAGCTCCAGTACAGGTTGAAGATAAACAGCAATTGCGCCGCGCCGACAATCAGGGCGGCAACGGTAATGAAGGCATTGAGGTGCTGCGCAGATTCCGGAATAAAGCTGTAATCTTCCCAGGCAAAATAGCGCCTTGGCATTCCCATCACACCCAGATAGTGCATCGGGAAATAAATGGCGTAGGTTCCCAGGAATGTGAACCAGAAATGAATATGGCCCATGGTGTTGTTCAGCATTCTGCCGGTAACTTTGGGATACCAGTGATAGAGCCCGCCGAAAATGGCCAGGATCGGTGAGACACCCATCACCATATGGAAATGGGCCACCACAAAATAGGTGTCCGACAAGGGAATATCGACCACCACATTGCCCAGAAATAAACCGGTTAAGCCGCCGATCACAAAGGTGCTGATGAAGGCCAGCGCGAACAGCATCGGCAGTGTGAGATGAATATCGCCTTTCCAGAGCGTAAACAGCCAGTTGTAGACTTTTATCGCGGTCGGTACGGCGATCACTAGGGTGGTGATGGCAAAGAAAAAGCCGAAGTACGGGTTCATGCCGCTGACATACATGTGGTGCGCCCAAACGACAAAGCTCAGGATCCCGATGGCCAGAATCGCCCACACCATCATCTTGTAGCCGAAGATGTTCTTGCGGGCATGGATGCTGATGAGATCTGACACGATGCCAAACGCAGGTAAGGCAACGATGTAGACTTCTGGATGACCAAAAAACCAGAACAGGTGCTGGAACAGGATCGGGCTGCCGCCACCGTGCTCGGTGAGCTGCCCCATAGAAATCACCGCAGGCATGAAGAAACTGGTGCCGAGCAGTTTATCGAACAACATC
Proteins encoded in this window:
- a CDS encoding cytochrome c oxidase subunit 3 codes for the protein MSRKPVLTTLASGHLSPDPNARYQPASTYTIASTGLWVLMGVIAALFFLFTVAYYIRHTLSDWQPLNEPWQLMLSSLLLILSCVAMHLAGRKARLLPALAACKTELIMAVCFTLGFVLVQLWAWLALVQINQGVLANPANSFFYLLTGLHALHILGGVLALGMLVYQVWQGQRDHLHVWLQLCARYWHFLLFIWLFLLGLLRLT
- a CDS encoding heme-copper oxidase subunit III family protein, translated to MSDTQPSRTPTLGSQTGWTGVVSDYAGDRAAFRVSANKTMMWIFLLSDTFVFGCFLVGYMSVRMTTTEIWPPTSEVFALTIAGHSIPLILIAIMTFVLITSSGTMAMAVNCGYQGKRWSTASLMLITALLGLTFVGMQAFEWSKLIAEGIRPWGNEEGASQFGAAFFMITGFHGLHVSVGVLYLTIVAIRVALGKYDKKQVDPHAAGIQGGRYEIVEITGLYWHFVDLVWVFIFAFFYLW
- the ctaD gene encoding cytochrome c oxidase subunit I, producing MTVQTHQHSAGYSQSFWRKYIWSQDHKVIAIQYSLTAIFMGLIALVMSWVMRLQLGFPGTFDFIDANSYYQALTMHGMIMVVYLLTALFLGGFGNYLIPLMVGARDMVFPFLNMLSFWFYLLASLILLASFFVTGGPTGAGWTLYPPQAILPGTPGTDWGIVLMLISLAVFIIAATMGGLNYVTTVLQARTRGMTLLRMPLTVWGIFTASAMALLAFPALFVSAVMMLFDKLLGTSFFMPAVISMGQLTEHGGGSPILFQHLFWFFGHPEVYIVALPAFGIVSDLISIHARKNIFGYKMMVWAILAIGILSFVVWAHHMYVSGMNPYFGFFFAITTLVIAVPTAIKVYNWLFTLWKGDIHLTLPMLFALAFISTFVIGGLTGLFLGNVVVDIPLSDTYFVVAHFHMVMGVSPILAIFGGLYHWYPKVTGRMLNNTMGHIHFWFTFLGTYAIYFPMHYLGVMGMPRRYFAWEDYSFIPESAQHLNAFITVAALIVGAAQLLFIFNLYWSWRHEQAVGGNPWRATSLEWQTPDTPPKHGNWGDELPVVYRWAYDFSVPGAKQDYLPQNLPPDDIPMDAPGSEAEESKT
- a CDS encoding cytochrome C oxidase subunit IV family protein; translation: MANSELTHDSVKQQHPISLYLKVWGLLFVLSTLSYLVDYFHLQGMLRWSLILLFMALKAGLIAAVFMHMRWERLALVYTIFLPPLVLLVLVGLMASEANYIFALREWFFSLPGG